In one window of Tumebacillus algifaecis DNA:
- a CDS encoding restriction endonuclease has translation METSYYVIGGLIVLSILLERASKKKKRKGKRSNSNRNVAPKVKATSSPSTEVRADSVILQTPLQELSGFEFERLLALYFRDQGYKVEETGVGGNDGGVDLVLIDRRGSVRRFRLSGMRIIIRYQYKLCANWWELSAIIIVSSPF, from the coding sequence ATGGAAACGTCTTATTATGTCATTGGTGGTTTGATTGTACTGTCTATTTTGCTGGAAAGAGCATCGAAAAAGAAAAAGCGAAAAGGAAAACGCAGCAACAGCAATCGAAACGTTGCACCTAAAGTCAAAGCAACTTCCAGCCCTTCAACTGAAGTACGCGCAGATTCGGTCATTCTTCAAACCCCGCTGCAAGAACTTTCAGGATTCGAGTTTGAACGGCTGCTCGCGCTCTATTTTCGCGACCAAGGCTACAAAGTGGAGGAGACTGGTGTAGGTGGGAACGACGGTGGGGTTGATTTGGTTTTGATTGATCGAAGGGGGAGCGTACGGCGGTTCAGGCTAAGCGGTATGCGGATCATAATAAGGTACCAGTACAAACTGTGCGCGAATTGGTGGGAGCTAAGCGCAATCATAATTGTATCCTCACCCTTCTGA
- a CDS encoding topoisomerase DNA-binding C4 zinc finger domain-containing protein, with protein sequence MVIRQNKQGVSFYGCSRFPNCRHTKSI encoded by the coding sequence ATGGTGATCCGCCAGAACAAGCAAGGTGTATCCTTTTATGGTTGCTCCCGTTTCCCGAATTGCCGGCATACAAAGTCAATCTAA
- a CDS encoding general secretion pathway protein, with product MQNNIFAQYVKMNCTQSGAYISRHLEYAGVNRDLFTNGAIDEIYRYSSGTVRLVNKAATHSLIYGAANKHRIIDDHMIKRVIAGELT from the coding sequence GTGCAGAACAACATATTTGCCCAATATGTGAAGATGAATTGTACACAATCGGGAGCCTACATCTCACGCCATTTAGAATATGCAGGCGTTAACCGGGATCTTTTCACGAACGGTGCCATCGATGAGATTTATCGTTATTCGAGCGGTACGGTTCGCTTGGTGAACAAAGCGGCGACACATAGTCTGATCTACGGCGCAGCGAACAAGCACCGAATCATTGACGACCACATGATAAAGCGGGTGATTGCGGGAGAGTTGACTTGA
- a CDS encoding 3-hydroxyacyl-CoA dehydrogenase, with protein sequence MSYQKIMVAGSGVLGSQIAYQTAFKGFSVTVYDINDEALERAKDRITKLKPLYQADLGTTEEEVNEAYGRISFFNDLSKAVADADLVIEAIPEIVQVKLDFYKELGNVAPDKTVFATNSSTLLPSQFADATGRPEKFLALHFANTIWKNNTAEVMKHPSTDPKVFDAVIAFARAIGMVPLPLYKEQPGYILNSLLVPFLDAAQMLLVNEIADAETIDKTWMIATGAPQGPFAILDVVGIRTAYNITLAKAKATGNQVYEKVAEMLKTDYLDKGKLGIESGQGFYSYPNPSFMKPDFLKS encoded by the coding sequence ATGAGTTATCAAAAGATTATGGTAGCTGGTAGCGGCGTGCTTGGAAGCCAAATTGCCTATCAAACTGCCTTTAAGGGATTTTCTGTTACTGTGTATGATATAAACGACGAGGCGTTGGAGCGTGCAAAAGACAGAATCACGAAATTGAAACCCCTTTACCAAGCGGATTTGGGGACGACCGAGGAAGAAGTGAACGAAGCGTACGGTCGCATTTCCTTTTTTAATGATTTGTCAAAAGCAGTTGCTGATGCCGATCTGGTCATTGAAGCGATTCCTGAGATTGTTCAAGTCAAATTGGATTTTTACAAGGAATTAGGAAATGTAGCTCCTGACAAAACAGTTTTTGCGACGAATTCCTCTACTCTGTTACCCAGTCAATTTGCGGACGCGACAGGACGACCGGAAAAATTCTTAGCACTACACTTCGCCAATACAATTTGGAAAAACAACACTGCTGAAGTGATGAAACATCCTAGTACAGATCCGAAAGTGTTTGACGCTGTGATTGCATTCGCAAGAGCAATTGGAATGGTACCTTTACCGTTGTACAAAGAGCAGCCTGGTTACATTTTGAATTCGCTACTCGTTCCTTTTCTGGATGCGGCTCAGATGCTACTCGTAAATGAGATAGCAGATGCTGAAACGATCGACAAAACCTGGATGATCGCTACCGGAGCACCGCAGGGTCCGTTTGCCATCCTGGATGTCGTAGGCATTCGAACCGCTTATAACATCACACTTGCAAAAGCGAAGGCTACAGGCAACCAAGTGTATGAAAAAGTGGCGGAGATGCTCAAAACAGACTATCTCGATAAAGGGAAACTCGGCATCGAATCGGGACAAGGATTTTATAGCTATCCGAACCCAAGTTTTATGAAACCTGATTTTCTAAAGTCGTAA